The following are encoded together in the Paludisphaera mucosa genome:
- a CDS encoding PSD1 and planctomycete cytochrome C domain-containing protein, with protein MPPGFRPLAAAVLIAATLGPAISRAGEPSPTKAKVDFAREVRPILSDACFACHGFDEKERKAGLRLDTHEGALAKLKSGDAAIVPGNVEDSSLVFRIETDDAEMVMPPKKSGKSLTPEQADVLKRWVAEGASWSGHWAFTPVAKPEAPKTADAAWARGPIDAFLLARIEAEGLKPSAAADPTTLLRRATLDLTGLPPTIAEVDAFLAAVAAVGLDPAYEKAVDRLLDSPRYGEHMARYWLDAARYGDTHGLHLDNFREMWAYRDWVVKAFNEDKPFDRFIIEQLAGDLLPDPTPDQLVATGFNRCHVSTSEGGSIEQEVYTRNVADQVDTNGSVFLGLTVGCARCHDHKYDPITQKEYYQFFAFFNNIDGPAMDGNKSRWEPILKTPTREQAEKIARNDAKLAELKAKVASEAARFAASYDVKVDAGLSEVVRRDDYTWIDDEPPAGAAASGTGEFVAAPDHPVKTGRAALRIEAKGLTQKIVEANGPKLKVGKGDSLFTHVYLDPRNPPREVMLQWKTGGAWSRRAVWGENLIDWGKDGSVERLRIGDLPADGAWVRLEVPAAKLDLAPGTLIEGWAFTLFDGVAYFDEAGLRTWTPQEGQSYENLTAWIRARLVDDGAGLPDPLKAIVKKPRGERTEAERKLLVDRFLADGWIDAKKAVQPIRDEIARVEAERNKLEEKISTTLIFRERKGDPKPAFVLNRGEYDQPKDQVGRVVPAFLPPLPSDAPADRLGLARWLVAPEHPLTARVAVNRFWQQLFGTGLVKTSEDFGAQGEPPSHPELLDWLAVTFREEGWDVKRMMKRLVTTAAYRQTAKATPEGLAKDPGNRLLARGPRFRLDAETLRDQAFFAAGVLVETMGGPSVKPPQPGGLWEAVAYVGSDTGVFKADEGVDKVHRRSLYTFWKRTAPPPQMATLDAPSRESCRVRRERTNTPLQALLLLNEPQYVEASRGLAERALRESGATTEERLAHMFRLAAARTPDAADLAELTAALKDFSAHYAGKPDEAKALIEAGATKPDPALEARELAAWTMIANIILNLDEVVTRG; from the coding sequence ATGCCTCCTGGTTTCCGACCCCTCGCGGCGGCCGTCCTGATCGCGGCGACGCTCGGCCCGGCGATCTCCCGGGCGGGAGAGCCCTCGCCGACGAAGGCGAAGGTCGATTTCGCACGCGAGGTCCGGCCGATCCTCTCGGACGCCTGCTTCGCCTGCCACGGCTTCGACGAGAAGGAGCGCAAGGCGGGCCTCCGGCTCGACACCCACGAGGGCGCGTTGGCGAAGCTCAAGTCGGGCGACGCCGCGATCGTGCCGGGGAACGTCGAGGACAGCAGCCTGGTCTTCCGGATCGAGACCGACGACGCCGAGATGGTCATGCCGCCCAAGAAGTCGGGCAAGTCGCTGACCCCCGAGCAGGCGGACGTCCTCAAGCGCTGGGTCGCCGAGGGGGCGTCGTGGAGCGGCCACTGGGCCTTCACCCCGGTCGCCAAGCCCGAGGCCCCCAAGACGGCCGACGCCGCCTGGGCGCGGGGCCCGATCGACGCGTTCCTGCTGGCCCGGATCGAGGCCGAGGGCCTGAAGCCTTCCGCCGCCGCCGACCCGACGACCCTCCTGCGACGCGCCACGCTCGACCTGACCGGCCTGCCGCCGACGATCGCCGAGGTCGACGCTTTCCTGGCCGCGGTCGCCGCCGTCGGGCTCGACCCCGCCTATGAGAAGGCCGTCGACCGCCTGCTCGACTCGCCCCGCTACGGCGAGCACATGGCCCGCTACTGGCTCGACGCCGCCCGCTACGGCGACACCCACGGCCTGCACCTGGACAACTTCCGCGAGATGTGGGCGTACCGCGACTGGGTCGTGAAGGCGTTCAACGAGGACAAGCCGTTCGACCGCTTCATCATCGAGCAGCTCGCCGGCGACCTGCTCCCCGACCCGACGCCCGACCAGCTCGTCGCCACCGGCTTCAACCGCTGCCACGTCTCGACGTCCGAGGGGGGGTCGATCGAGCAGGAAGTCTACACCCGCAACGTGGCCGACCAGGTCGACACCAACGGCTCCGTCTTCCTCGGCCTGACCGTCGGCTGCGCCCGCTGCCACGATCACAAGTACGACCCGATCACCCAGAAAGAGTACTACCAGTTCTTCGCCTTCTTCAACAACATCGACGGCCCGGCGATGGACGGCAACAAGTCGCGCTGGGAGCCGATCCTGAAGACGCCGACGCGCGAGCAGGCCGAGAAGATCGCGCGGAACGACGCCAAGCTCGCCGAGCTGAAGGCCAAGGTCGCGTCCGAGGCCGCCCGGTTCGCCGCGTCCTACGACGTGAAGGTCGACGCCGGGCTCTCCGAGGTCGTCCGTCGCGACGACTACACCTGGATCGACGACGAGCCGCCGGCGGGCGCCGCGGCGTCGGGCACGGGCGAGTTCGTCGCGGCCCCCGACCACCCCGTCAAGACCGGCCGCGCCGCGCTGCGGATCGAGGCCAAGGGCCTGACGCAGAAGATCGTCGAGGCGAACGGGCCCAAGCTGAAGGTGGGCAAGGGCGACTCGCTGTTCACCCACGTCTACCTCGACCCCCGGAACCCTCCCCGCGAGGTCATGCTCCAGTGGAAGACCGGCGGCGCGTGGTCGCGGCGGGCCGTCTGGGGCGAGAACCTGATCGACTGGGGCAAGGACGGGAGCGTCGAGCGCCTCCGCATCGGCGACCTCCCCGCCGACGGCGCGTGGGTCCGGCTGGAGGTCCCCGCGGCGAAGCTCGACCTCGCCCCCGGCACCCTGATCGAGGGCTGGGCGTTCACCCTGTTCGACGGCGTCGCCTACTTCGACGAGGCCGGCCTGCGCACCTGGACGCCCCAGGAAGGCCAGTCGTACGAGAACCTCACCGCCTGGATCCGCGCCCGGCTCGTCGACGACGGCGCGGGCCTGCCCGACCCGCTCAAGGCGATCGTCAAGAAGCCCCGGGGCGAGCGGACGGAGGCCGAGCGCAAGCTGCTCGTCGACCGCTTCCTGGCCGACGGGTGGATCGACGCGAAGAAGGCCGTCCAGCCGATCCGCGACGAGATCGCCCGGGTCGAGGCCGAGCGCAACAAGCTCGAGGAGAAGATCTCGACGACGCTGATCTTCCGCGAGCGGAAGGGCGACCCCAAGCCGGCGTTCGTCCTGAACCGCGGCGAGTACGACCAGCCCAAGGACCAGGTCGGGCGGGTCGTCCCCGCGTTCCTGCCCCCCCTCCCCTCCGACGCCCCCGCCGACCGCCTGGGCCTGGCCCGGTGGCTGGTCGCGCCCGAGCACCCGCTGACGGCCCGGGTGGCGGTCAACCGCTTCTGGCAGCAGCTCTTCGGGACCGGCCTGGTCAAGACGTCCGAGGACTTCGGCGCCCAGGGCGAGCCCCCGAGCCATCCCGAGCTGCTCGACTGGCTGGCCGTGACCTTCCGCGAGGAGGGCTGGGACGTCAAGCGGATGATGAAGCGGCTGGTGACGACGGCCGCGTACCGCCAGACCGCGAAGGCCACGCCCGAGGGCCTCGCGAAGGACCCGGGCAACCGCCTGCTGGCGCGCGGGCCGCGGTTCCGGCTCGACGCCGAGACGCTCCGCGATCAGGCCTTCTTCGCCGCCGGCGTGCTCGTCGAGACGATGGGCGGGCCGAGCGTCAAGCCGCCCCAGCCCGGCGGGCTGTGGGAGGCCGTCGCCTACGTCGGCAGCGACACGGGCGTCTTCAAGGCCGACGAGGGGGTCGACAAGGTCCACCGCCGCAGCCTCTACACCTTCTGGAAGCGGACCGCGCCGCCGCCCCAGATGGCCACGCTCGACGCCCCCTCGCGCGAGTCGTGCCGGGTGCGCCGCGAGCGGACCAACACGCCGCTCCAGGCCCTGCTCCTGCTCAACGAGCCCCAGTACGTCGAGGCCTCGCGGGGCCTGGCCGAGCGGGCCCTCCGCGAGTCGGGCGCGACGACCGAGGAACGCCTGGCCCACATGTTCCGCCTGGCCGCCGCCCGCACGCCCGACGCCGCCGACCTCGCCGAGCTGACCGCCGCGCTCAAGGACTTCTCGGCCCACTACGCCGGCAAGCCCGACGAGGCCAAGGCCCTGATCGAGGCCGGCGCGACCAAGCCCGACCCGGCGCTCGAGGCCCGCGAGCTGGCCGCCTGGACCATGATCGCCAACATCATCCTGAACCTCGATGAAGTCGTCACCCGGGGCTGA
- a CDS encoding Uma2 family endonuclease, with protein MTPPGAIIDISPQLASRLSRLSVAQYDRLIAADAILDAEKVELIEGLLVAKTGRNRPRIQAGKLGFAALLRIVPDGWRVAKEDPITASDWSKPEPDLAVIRGEIGDYARRDLTTLDVGLVVEIAESSLAVDRDVMGRLYAAGGIPCYWIVNLVDGLVEVYTDADPSAGYCSRREYLRDETIPIVLDGREAGVVAVEAILPGPAA; from the coding sequence ATGACACCGCCTGGAGCCATCATCGACATCAGTCCGCAACTCGCCTCGCGGCTGTCGAGGCTGAGCGTCGCGCAGTACGATCGTCTGATCGCGGCCGACGCCATCCTCGATGCCGAGAAGGTGGAGCTGATCGAAGGATTGTTGGTGGCCAAGACGGGTCGGAATCGTCCCCGCATCCAGGCCGGCAAGCTCGGTTTCGCGGCCTTATTGAGGATCGTCCCCGACGGCTGGCGCGTGGCTAAGGAGGATCCGATCACGGCGTCGGACTGGAGCAAGCCCGAGCCCGACCTGGCCGTGATCCGCGGGGAGATCGGCGACTACGCCCGGCGCGACTTGACGACGCTCGACGTGGGGCTCGTCGTCGAGATCGCCGAATCGAGCCTGGCCGTCGACCGCGACGTCATGGGCCGCCTGTACGCCGCCGGCGGGATCCCGTGCTACTGGATCGTCAACCTCGTCGACGGCCTCGTCGAGGTTTATACCGACGCCGATCCCTCGGCCGGCTATTGCTCGCGCCGGGAATACCTGCGCGATGAGACCATCCCCATCGTCCTCGACGGCCGGGAGGCGGGCGTCGTGGCCGTGGAGGCGATCCTGCCCGGGCCGGCGGCCTGA
- a CDS encoding PEP-CTERM sorting domain-containing protein, translating to MRIGIRATALACLACAAFAAPSSAGVVFTLTDVDLVAGGGLPAGTLTGSFTLSDDLHTMLAADITASAATVDGFTYASATYTLADATFTYTDQLPYNFRIDLGPTRELQLVFLSGLAATGATNIYTGSYEWQADAGSRTVASGSVVASHGSVPEPSSVVLAAVGASAALLAARRIRRRRAG from the coding sequence ATGAGGATAGGAATTCGGGCGACCGCCCTGGCATGCCTGGCCTGCGCCGCGTTCGCGGCCCCGTCGTCGGCGGGCGTCGTGTTCACCCTGACCGACGTCGACCTCGTCGCCGGCGGCGGGCTGCCGGCGGGGACGCTGACGGGGTCGTTCACGCTCAGCGACGACCTCCACACCATGCTCGCGGCGGATATCACGGCGTCGGCCGCGACGGTCGATGGCTTCACCTACGCGTCGGCCACGTACACGCTGGCGGACGCCACGTTCACCTACACCGACCAGCTCCCCTACAACTTCCGGATCGACCTCGGCCCGACGAGAGAGCTGCAGCTCGTCTTCCTGAGCGGGCTGGCGGCGACCGGGGCGACGAACATCTATACGGGTTCTTACGAATGGCAGGCCGACGCGGGGTCCCGGACCGTGGCCTCGGGCTCGGTCGTCGCGTCGCACGGCAGCGTCCCCGAGCCTTCGTCCGTCGTGCTCGCCGCCGTCGGCGCCTCGGCGGCCCTCCTCGCCGCCCGCCGCATCCGGCGGCGACGCGCCGGCTGA
- a CDS encoding glycoside hydrolase family 95 protein: protein MTTTSKWQSSAGQGRPASRATAWIAVAMLHAGSLAFGAPPEQALKLWYDRPAAAWLEALPLGDGSLGAMVYGGFPVERIQLNDATLWSGGPKDCDNPGALKVLPEMRRLIADGEYAEAHELGKKMMGPYTQTYLPMGDLTLTFAKPADAPRDFRRSLDLDTAVATTTCKVGDVTYTREAFISHPDRVLVVRLTADRPGALAFTAGLGSRLRFRTKADDGSLVLRGKAPAHVDPNYYDRPNPIVYSDDEGMEFEVRLKAISDGAVTAEDDALKVTAATSATLVLSAATSFNGFDKSPGRHGVDPSPIAAGRLAGAAAKSYDVLLRDHVQDHQALFRRVAVDLGPAAAGAADVPTDERVKRFGARDPGLVALHFQYGRYLLISSARPGGQPPNLQGIWNDEVRAPWSSNYTVNINTQMNHWPAETTNLAECHEPLFGLIRELAVNGAKTARVNYGCGGWVAHHNVDLWRQSAPVGDYGQGDATWALWPMSGPWLCQHLWDHYAFGGDEAFLRDEAYPLMKGAAEFCLDFLVEAAQGRLVTSPSTSPENVFIGPDGKRSAVSMASTMDMMLIHDLFTHCVAATKVLGVDAPFRDRLEAALKKLPPPRIGPDGRLQEWFQPFAETEPHHRHLSFLWGLYPGNQVTPATPELLEAAKKSLIARSDEGTGWSTGWKISLWARLGDGDHAFRLIERTLQLGPGGVYANLFGSHPPFQMDGNFAFPAGVAEMLLQSHEADGDVHLLPALPAAWPTGSVTGLRARGGFDVDLAWKDGRLTSATIRSRLGRKATVRCGGKSVQIESKPGGSYTIDADLGVRPSR from the coding sequence ATGACGACGACGTCAAAATGGCAGAGCAGCGCCGGTCAAGGCCGGCCCGCGTCGAGGGCGACGGCCTGGATCGCGGTCGCGATGCTGCATGCGGGCTCTCTCGCCTTCGGGGCGCCGCCCGAGCAGGCGCTCAAACTCTGGTACGACAGGCCGGCCGCCGCGTGGCTCGAAGCCCTGCCGCTCGGCGACGGCTCGCTCGGCGCGATGGTCTACGGCGGCTTCCCCGTCGAGCGGATCCAGCTCAACGACGCGACCCTGTGGTCGGGCGGTCCCAAGGATTGCGACAACCCCGGGGCCCTGAAGGTCCTCCCCGAGATGCGCCGGCTCATCGCCGACGGCGAGTACGCCGAGGCCCACGAGCTGGGCAAGAAGATGATGGGGCCCTACACGCAGACGTACCTGCCGATGGGCGACCTGACTCTGACATTCGCGAAGCCCGCCGACGCCCCCCGCGATTTCCGGCGCTCGCTCGACCTGGACACGGCGGTCGCGACCACGACCTGCAAGGTCGGCGACGTCACCTACACGCGCGAGGCCTTCATCTCGCATCCCGACCGCGTGCTCGTCGTGCGGCTGACGGCGGACCGACCCGGCGCGCTCGCGTTCACGGCCGGGCTGGGCAGCCGGCTGAGGTTCCGCACGAAGGCCGACGACGGCTCGCTGGTCCTCCGCGGCAAGGCCCCCGCGCACGTCGACCCCAACTACTACGACCGGCCGAACCCGATCGTGTACTCCGACGACGAGGGGATGGAATTCGAGGTCCGCCTCAAGGCGATCTCGGACGGGGCCGTCACCGCGGAGGACGACGCGCTCAAGGTGACGGCCGCGACGTCCGCGACCCTCGTCCTCTCGGCCGCGACGAGCTTCAACGGCTTCGACAAGTCGCCGGGCCGGCACGGCGTCGACCCCTCGCCGATCGCCGCCGGCCGGCTCGCCGGGGCCGCGGCGAAGTCGTACGATGTTCTCTTGCGCGACCATGTCCAGGACCATCAGGCCCTCTTCCGTCGGGTGGCCGTCGACCTCGGCCCCGCGGCGGCCGGCGCGGCCGACGTCCCCACGGACGAGCGGGTGAAGCGGTTCGGCGCGAGGGATCCGGGCCTGGTCGCGCTCCACTTCCAGTACGGTCGCTACCTGCTGATCTCGAGCGCCCGGCCGGGGGGGCAGCCGCCGAACCTCCAGGGGATCTGGAACGACGAGGTGCGAGCCCCCTGGAGCAGCAATTACACGGTCAACATCAACACCCAGATGAACCACTGGCCCGCCGAGACCACCAACCTCGCCGAGTGCCACGAACCCCTGTTCGGACTGATCCGCGAACTGGCCGTCAACGGCGCGAAGACGGCCCGCGTCAACTACGGCTGCGGAGGCTGGGTCGCGCACCACAACGTCGACCTCTGGCGGCAGTCGGCCCCGGTCGGCGACTACGGTCAGGGCGACGCGACCTGGGCCCTCTGGCCCATGTCCGGGCCCTGGCTCTGCCAGCACCTGTGGGACCATTACGCCTTCGGCGGCGACGAGGCCTTCCTGCGGGACGAGGCCTACCCCCTGATGAAGGGGGCCGCGGAGTTTTGCCTGGACTTCCTGGTGGAGGCCGCCCAGGGCCGGCTGGTGACGTCGCCGTCGACCTCGCCCGAGAACGTTTTCATCGGGCCCGACGGCAAGCGCTCGGCCGTGAGCATGGCGAGCACGATGGACATGATGCTGATCCACGACCTGTTCACCCACTGCGTCGCCGCGACGAAGGTCCTGGGCGTCGACGCCCCGTTCCGCGACCGGCTCGAAGCGGCCCTGAAGAAGCTGCCGCCGCCCCGGATCGGCCCGGACGGGCGGCTCCAGGAGTGGTTCCAACCGTTCGCGGAGACGGAGCCGCACCACCGCCACCTCTCGTTCCTGTGGGGCCTCTACCCGGGGAATCAGGTTACGCCCGCGACGCCGGAACTGCTCGAAGCGGCGAAGAAATCCCTGATCGCGCGGAGCGACGAGGGGACGGGCTGGTCGACCGGCTGGAAGATCAGCCTCTGGGCCCGGCTGGGCGACGGCGACCACGCGTTCCGGCTGATCGAGCGGACGTTGCAGCTCGGCCCCGGCGGCGTGTATGCGAACCTGTTCGGCAGCCACCCGCCCTTCCAGATGGACGGCAACTTCGCCTTCCCCGCCGGCGTCGCCGAGATGCTTTTGCAGAGCCACGAGGCCGACGGCGACGTCCACCTCCTCCCCGCGCTCCCCGCCGCCTGGCCGACCGGCTCCGTCACCGGCCTCCGCGCCCGCGGCGGGTTCGACGTCGACCTCGCCTGGAAGGACGGCCGTCTGACCTCGGCGACCATCCGCTCCCGCCTCGGCCGCAAGGCGACCGTCCGCTGCGGCGGGAAGTCGGTGCAGATCGAGTCGAAGCCGGGTGGGTCGTATACAATAGACGCGGACCTGGGCGTCCGCCCCAGTCGTTGA
- a CDS encoding DUF1501 domain-containing protein, translated as MRLARAETRRQFLRRSQTGLGAIALASFLGADAKADPAAGADASPTIPKRPAKAKNVIYLHMSGGPPQQDLFDYKPLLIKHNMELCPEELLKGQRFAFIKGRPKMLGTPYKFARRGESGQWMSELLPHTAGVIDEASVVRSMVTTEFNHAPAELFMFTGSPRNGGAAMGSWITYGLGTENQDLPGFVVMISGGTDPTGGKALWSTGFLPSVFQGVQCRTVGDPVLYVGDPKGMTRADRRRTLDALDRLNEIEAREHGDPETLTRISQYELAFRMQASVPDVMDVGREPDSIREEYGAEPGAASFANNCLLARRLVERGVRYVQLFDWGWDCHGTGAGDDIVHQLPRKCKDVDKPIAALVRDLKRRGLLDETIVVWGGEFGRTSMNEARGGSTFLGRDHHPHCFTLWVAGGGFRAGAAIGATDELGSSIVADPVPVHDLQATILNQLGLDPYTFRYPYQGLQQRLIGVEDGVRIRKDMLA; from the coding sequence ATGCGGCTCGCCCGCGCGGAGACCCGGCGGCAGTTCCTCAGGCGGTCGCAGACCGGCCTGGGCGCGATCGCCCTGGCCTCGTTCCTGGGCGCCGACGCGAAGGCCGATCCGGCCGCCGGGGCCGACGCCTCGCCGACGATCCCGAAGCGGCCCGCGAAGGCCAAGAACGTCATCTACCTGCACATGTCGGGCGGGCCGCCCCAGCAGGACCTTTTCGACTACAAGCCGCTCCTCATCAAGCACAACATGGAGCTGTGCCCGGAAGAGCTGCTGAAGGGCCAGCGGTTCGCCTTCATCAAGGGCCGGCCCAAGATGCTGGGGACGCCCTACAAGTTCGCCAGGCGGGGCGAGAGCGGCCAGTGGATGAGCGAGCTGCTGCCGCACACCGCCGGCGTGATCGACGAGGCCTCGGTCGTCCGCTCGATGGTGACGACCGAGTTCAACCACGCCCCGGCCGAGCTGTTCATGTTCACGGGCTCGCCCCGCAACGGCGGCGCGGCGATGGGCTCGTGGATCACCTACGGGCTGGGGACCGAGAACCAGGACCTGCCCGGGTTCGTGGTCATGATCAGCGGCGGGACCGACCCGACCGGCGGCAAGGCCCTGTGGAGCACGGGGTTCCTGCCCAGCGTCTTCCAGGGGGTGCAGTGCCGGACCGTCGGCGACCCGGTCCTCTACGTCGGCGACCCCAAGGGGATGACCCGCGCCGACCGCCGCCGCACGCTCGACGCGCTCGACCGCCTGAACGAGATCGAGGCCCGCGAGCACGGCGACCCCGAGACCCTCACCCGGATCAGCCAGTACGAGCTGGCCTTCCGGATGCAGGCGTCGGTCCCGGACGTGATGGACGTCGGCCGCGAGCCCGACTCGATCCGCGAGGAGTACGGCGCCGAGCCGGGCGCGGCGTCGTTCGCCAACAACTGCCTGCTCGCCCGCCGCCTCGTCGAGCGCGGGGTCCGCTACGTCCAGCTCTTCGACTGGGGATGGGACTGCCACGGCACCGGCGCCGGCGACGACATCGTGCATCAACTCCCCAGGAAGTGCAAGGACGTCGACAAGCCGATCGCCGCCCTGGTGCGCGACCTCAAGCGCCGGGGGCTGCTGGACGAGACCATCGTCGTCTGGGGCGGCGAGTTCGGCCGGACGTCGATGAACGAGGCCCGCGGCGGCTCGACGTTCCTGGGCCGCGACCACCACCCCCACTGCTTCACGCTCTGGGTCGCCGGCGGCGGCTTCAGGGCCGGCGCCGCGATCGGCGCGACCGACGAGCTGGGCTCCTCGATCGTCGCCGACCCCGTCCCGGTCCACGACCTCCAGGCGACGATCCTGAACCAGCTCGGCCTGGATCCGTACACCTTCCGCTACCCCTACCAGGGGCTCCAGCAGCGCCTGATCGGCGTCGAGGACGGCGTCCGCATCCGCAAGGATATGCTGGCGTGA
- a CDS encoding PSD1 and planctomycete cytochrome C domain-containing protein, translating into MHRFAAWFGTAATAMAAASSAGADDRVDYNREVRPILSKNCLACHGSDASARAAKLRLDVRGEALKPLESGDAAIVPGDVEASVLLERILDADDTLRMPPRKAGPRLAEAEVAILRRWIAQGAEYAEHWALVAPEPAPAPAVSDASWPRDPLDAFILARLDREGMHASTEADRPTLLRRLSLDLRGLPPTPAEARAFADDPSPDAYERAVERYLADPAFGERWARPWLDLARYADSAGYGSDPLRTIWGYRDWLVDALNRNLSYERFTLEQIAGDLLPGATDRQRAATAFHRNTMTNTEGGTDDEEFRIAAVKDRVDVTFQAWMGLTMGCAKCHTHKYDPISNEEYYSAFAIFNQTADADRPDEAPVMPWITAEESERLSGLDARLAGLKAKLDAIVGPPAPALRDEIAQVEKARADVPTLPVMVELPKEKRRVTRVLMKGNFLDPGPEVGPGLPKAFNPAPEGKPVDRLVLAQWLVDRKNPLTARVAVNRTWALLFGAGIVETEEDFGTQGEPPSHRELLDRLAVDFMDSGWDVKGLIRRLVRSATYRQASRPTPEALAKDPKNRLLSHAPRVRLDAEEVRDQVLALSGLLSRKIGGPSVFPVQPDGLWQAAFNGQRTWTTSPGPDRHRRGVYTFWRRTVPYPSMAAFDAPSRELCAVKRVRTNTPLQALVTLNDPVYVEAAQGLARRIVREGGGSPEERVRYGLELCLGRPPRDEQAAPLVALYAAQLERYRSDPTAASAFATEPLGPLPDGLDPAELAAWTAVANVLLNLDAVLTRG; encoded by the coding sequence ATGCACCGATTCGCGGCATGGTTCGGGACGGCGGCGACGGCGATGGCGGCGGCCTCGTCCGCGGGGGCCGACGATCGGGTCGACTACAACCGCGAAGTCCGGCCGATCCTGTCGAAGAACTGCCTCGCCTGCCACGGCTCGGACGCCTCCGCCAGGGCCGCCAAGCTGCGGCTCGACGTCCGGGGCGAGGCGCTCAAGCCGCTGGAGAGCGGCGACGCGGCGATCGTCCCCGGCGACGTCGAGGCGAGCGTCCTGCTGGAGCGGATCCTCGATGCGGACGACACGCTCCGCATGCCCCCCCGCAAGGCCGGGCCGCGGCTCGCCGAGGCCGAGGTCGCGATCCTCCGCAGGTGGATCGCCCAGGGCGCCGAGTACGCCGAACACTGGGCGCTCGTCGCCCCCGAACCGGCCCCCGCGCCGGCCGTGTCGGACGCCTCGTGGCCCCGCGACCCGCTCGACGCCTTCATCCTGGCGCGACTCGACCGCGAGGGGATGCACGCCTCGACCGAGGCCGACCGCCCGACGCTGCTGCGGCGGCTGAGCCTCGACCTTCGCGGCCTGCCGCCGACCCCCGCCGAGGCCCGCGCGTTCGCCGACGACCCGTCGCCCGACGCCTACGAGCGGGCCGTCGAACGCTATCTCGCCGACCCCGCCTTCGGCGAGCGCTGGGCGCGGCCCTGGCTGGACCTGGCCCGCTACGCCGACTCGGCCGGGTACGGCTCCGACCCGCTGCGCACCATCTGGGGATACCGCGACTGGCTCGTCGACGCCCTCAATCGCAACCTGTCCTATGAGCGGTTCACGCTCGAGCAGATCGCCGGCGACCTGCTCCCCGGCGCCACCGACCGCCAGCGGGCGGCGACCGCCTTCCACCGCAACACGATGACCAACACCGAGGGCGGCACCGACGACGAGGAGTTCCGCATCGCCGCCGTCAAGGACCGCGTCGACGTCACGTTCCAGGCCTGGATGGGCCTGACGATGGGCTGCGCCAAGTGCCACACGCACAAGTACGACCCGATCTCGAACGAGGAGTACTACAGCGCCTTCGCGATCTTCAACCAGACGGCCGACGCCGACCGCCCCGACGAGGCCCCCGTCATGCCCTGGATCACCGCCGAGGAGTCCGAACGCCTGAGCGGCCTCGACGCCCGCCTCGCGGGGCTGAAGGCGAAGCTCGACGCCATCGTGGGACCGCCCGCCCCGGCGCTCCGGGACGAGATCGCCCAGGTCGAGAAGGCCCGGGCCGACGTCCCCACGCTGCCGGTCATGGTCGAGCTGCCGAAGGAGAAGCGCCGCGTCACCCGCGTGCTCATGAAGGGCAACTTCCTGGACCCGGGGCCCGAGGTCGGCCCGGGCCTGCCGAAGGCGTTCAACCCCGCCCCCGAGGGGAAGCCCGTCGACCGGCTGGTGCTGGCGCAATGGCTCGTCGACCGCAAGAACCCGCTGACGGCCCGCGTGGCGGTGAACCGCACCTGGGCGCTCCTCTTCGGCGCGGGGATCGTCGAGACGGAGGAGGACTTCGGCACCCAGGGCGAGCCCCCCAGCCATCGCGAGCTGCTCGACCGCCTGGCCGTCGATTTCATGGATTCGGGATGGGACGTGAAGGGCCTGATCCGCCGCCTGGTGAGGTCGGCGACCTACCGGCAGGCCTCGCGGCCGACCCCCGAGGCGCTCGCCAAAGATCCCAAGAACCGCCTGCTGTCCCACGCCCCGCGGGTGCGGCTCGACGCCGAGGAGGTCCGCGACCAGGTCCTGGCCCTCTCCGGGCTCCTGAGCCGGAAGATCGGCGGCCCCAGCGTCTTCCCGGTGCAGCCCGACGGCCTCTGGCAGGCCGCGTTCAACGGCCAGCGGACCTGGACGACCAGCCCGGGGCCCGACCGCCACCGCCGGGGCGTCTACACCTTCTGGCGGCGGACCGTGCCGTACCCGTCGATGGCCGCGTTCGACGCCCCCAGCCGCGAGCTGTGCGCCGTCAAGCGGGTCCGCACCAACACGCCGCTCCAGGCGCTCGTCACGCTCAACGACCCGGTGTACGTCGAGGCCGCGCAGGGGCTCGCCCGGCGGATCGTCCGCGAGGGGGGCGGCTCGCCCGAGGAGCGCGTCCGCTACGGCCTGGAACTCTGCCTCGGCCGCCCGCCGCGCGACGAGCAGGCGGCCCCGCTGGTCGCCCTGTACGCGGCGCAGCTCGAACGCTACCGCAGCGACCCGACGGCCGCCTCGGCCTTCGCGACCGAGCCGCTCGGCCCCTTGCCCGACGGCCTGGACCCGGCCGAGCTGGCCGCCTGGACGGCCGTCGCCAACGTGCTCCTGAACCTCGACGCCGTGCTGACCAGGGGGTGA